The Caldanaerobius fijiensis DSM 17918 genome segment GTTGGGTATATTTGTGATGAATGCTGATGGGACCAATATTCAGGATCTTGAAGATGCTGGTATAGAAGATAGCGATGTGGTAGTGGCAGTAACAGGGAAGGATGAAGTCAATCTAGCTATTTGCCAGCTAGCTAAGATAAAATTTGGTATACAAAAGGTGATAGCGAGGGTAAACAACCCTAAGAATGAGAGGGTCTTTAAGGAATTAGGTGTTGGTAAGGCCGTAAGTAGTACCTCGTTGATTGCAAATATGATCGAAAATGAGCTTGTGGCTGGGAAATTGAAAACACTTCTTACATTTGATAGTGGAGATATGACCATCGTAGAAGCTGATATTGATGATGATTCTAAATTAGTGGGGAAAAAAATAAGAGATATAAGTTTCCCAGGAGATTGTATTATTGTATCGATTATAAGAGATGGAAGCGTAATTTTCCCTAAAGGAGATAGCCAAATCATGCCTCATGACAGGTTATTGGCATTGACCAGTGTTAAAAATAAAGAACAATTGGAGGAGCTGTTTAAAGACAAGCGGTGTAATGTCAAGTGGTATTTTTTGGAACCTTGAAAAATAAAGGCCTCAAAAACTCTAAAAAAGACAACACTTAATAAACCCACCATATATTGGATAATAATGGAAGGAAACT includes the following:
- a CDS encoding potassium channel family protein; translated protein: MVIGGGKVGYYLVKTLVKQHHQVRLIELDQDRCNSIAKELGIFVMNADGTNIQDLEDAGIEDSDVVVAVTGKDEVNLAICQLAKIKFGIQKVIARVNNPKNERVFKELGVGKAVSSTSLIANMIENELVAGKLKTLLTFDSGDMTIVEADIDDDSKLVGKKIRDISFPGDCIIVSIIRDGSVIFPKGDSQIMPHDRLLALTSVKNKEQLEELFKDKRCNVKWYFLEP